The segment TACAATCCGAAAAAATCGACAAATCGCTTGCACTATTGCAATGATCGGTTAACCTCCCCCACCCATATAAACGCACATTTCCATCCCGCCCCCCCGTTTGGGTCTGGATGGACAGTTGCCCGATGAGAAAGGGATTATCAAAAAAATCCTTATAATTACCATCCCCCTCAAAAAAACCCACTAAAACACCAACCCTTTCAGAAGAATTCAGACCCAAAACCACACCGGGGCCAAGGAAATTTTCATCTCCCCCCCATTCTATGGCGGTGTTGTTAACAAATTGTTGTGCCAAAAACTGATCCCTCTCCGAATTAGCGTAGTGATTTGAATCAAAATAAGAAGTTAGGTCCATTTGCCCAAAAGCAATTAGAATCGCCTCATCCAGTAAACGGTGCTCATAACGGGCCTCCACCAAATGAAGGGTAGTCAAGCCCTCAATATCGGCATTGGGACCGGAAGGGTTGCCATTGGGGTTAACCAAGAGGGGGGGAAGATTCCCTAACCCATCCGCAGGGGCCCAATCCAAACGAAATAAAACGTTACTCTCTTCACCAAACCCATATTCAAGAATCAGATCGGCTGATATGGACGCTTCCGAATGATCACCACCGAATCTTTCTTTATTATTCAAACTCCCTTGCAAAATGGCCGTCAGCCCCCCGCTAATCGTGGCTCCATATAAACTCCGAACAGGATGAAGACGATGACCATCCTCATCAGTCACCTCAATTTTTTCCTGCTCCAACTCTTTTAACCTCTCCTTGATTTCCTTCAGTTCCTTTTCAACCTCGCTTTCCCCTTGGGCCAAAATCCCTTGTGGATAAAAGAAAAGGAAAAACAAAAGGAAAACCAAAAATCCTCTAAATATTTTTTCCCTCCTCATTTCCCTCCTTACGCTCCTTTCAAGAAGTGCTACAAAAAATTTTTTATTTATCTTTTCGTGTTACTTTTATTAAAAAAATAGCATTAAAAATTCCCCATGTCAAGGAGGTAACCATTTTATTTTTTTACCCATATTCCACTAACATACAACCAACTGATTTTATTGTAGCTTTAAGCCTTGGAGAAAACCAGAATATCTGATATATTCAGAGAATTTGGTGAAAAGGAGGGGTACAAATGAGAATATTCAGTTTCTTTTTTATGACGATTGGCCTGATCTTTATCCACCCAGCGGTCTCAAATGCGCAGAAAAACCCCGGAATTTTGGTATGGGGTCATTTCACCCAGGACCAGCAGGAAAATGGGATCCCTTTGGGCTGGAGTGTTAAACGGTGGACTGGGGGTTATGACATTTTTGTCCTTCGGGACCCCGATGGTAACGATGTTCTTCGCCTGAAAAGCGAAAAAAATAGCTTCGGGTTATATAAAAAGGCCCCAATCGACCTTAAACAATATCCGATTTTGACGTGGCGTTGGAAGGTAACTCAATTGCCCGAGGGAGGGGATGTCCGCTCTAAAAAAACCGATGACCAAGCCGCCCAGGTCTATGTGGTTTTTCCTCGATTTCCTGCGGCGATTAATAGCCGGATGGTGGGGTATATTTGGGAAAATTTAACCCCTAAGGGTTTGGAGGTCCCAAGCCAAAAATCTTCGAACACCCGTTATATCGTTCTTCAAAGCGGGCCCGACCTTTTAGGAACCTGGCAAACAGAGCGGCGAAATGTTTATGATGACTATATTAAATTATTCGGAGAAGAACCCACCGATGCAGGGGGGGTTACACTGATGATTGATTCAGATGATACCAAAACATCTGCGGAAAGTTTTTTTGATCAGATTCAATTTGAAAAACCCTGAAGAAAGACATGAGAAAATTTTTAAATAGGGGTCAATTTTTCCTTGAAATGAAGAA is part of the Nitrospiria bacterium genome and harbors:
- a CDS encoding carbohydrate porin; translated protein: MRREKIFRGFLVFLLFFLFFYPQGILAQGESEVEKELKEIKERLKELEQEKIEVTDEDGHRLHPVRSLYGATISGGLTAILQGSLNNKERFGGDHSEASISADLILEYGFGEESNVLFRLDWAPADGLGNLPPLLVNPNGNPSGPNADIEGLTTLHLVEARYEHRLLDEAILIAFGQMDLTSYFDSNHYANSERDQFLAQQFVNNTAIEWGGDENFLGPGVVLGLNSSERVGVLVGFFEGDGNYKDFFDNPFLIGQLSIQTQTGGRDGNVRLYGWGRLTDHCNSASDLSIFSDCTLILPADQNKRQDQNTGFGFSLDQQVSGGIGVWSRFGYQDPDVSQFEFAVSGGAGFSGEMIGRPDDELGVAYGASFPSGPYELATGFNDVEHYGELYYRMVPFGDGRRPEIQISPDIQIIANPGGDRSVDPVFIWGFRTQVNF
- a CDS encoding DUF3047 domain-containing protein — its product is MRIFSFFFMTIGLIFIHPAVSNAQKNPGILVWGHFTQDQQENGIPLGWSVKRWTGGYDIFVLRDPDGNDVLRLKSEKNSFGLYKKAPIDLKQYPILTWRWKVTQLPEGGDVRSKKTDDQAAQVYVVFPRFPAAINSRMVGYIWENLTPKGLEVPSQKSSNTRYIVLQSGPDLLGTWQTERRNVYDDYIKLFGEEPTDAGGVTLMIDSDDTKTSAESFFDQIQFEKP